Genomic window (Tripterygium wilfordii isolate XIE 37 chromosome 11, ASM1340144v1, whole genome shotgun sequence):
TGATGAGCATTGCTCCTCAAAAAGCTGTCATCGCTAAAACTGGGGAAGAAGTAGATGTTGGCAATGTCGAGTTGAACACCATCCTTGCAGTTAAGGCTGGTGAGCTCATACCCATGGATGGAGTTGTAGTAGATGGTGAATGTGAAGTGGATGAGAGAACTTTAACTGGGGAGTCATTTCCTGTTGCAAAACAAATTGATTCCATTGTCTTGGCTGGCACTATCAACGTGAATGGTTTACTGCTCTATCCTCTCCTCAAGTTTTTTTAATTGACAAAGGCTTCAAGGTGATGGCTTCTGAATATTTGTTTGTTCTATTGTTTTTCCAGGTTACGTTAGTGTAAAAACAACTGCTTTAGCTGAAGACTGTGTGGTGTCTAAGATGGCAAAGCTAGTGGAAGAATCTCAAAACAGCAAGTCAAAAACTCAGAGATTCATTGACAAATGTGTCCAGATATATACCCCAGGTTTGTTTGTTATTCTCCTCCTTTATTATTGTgtgttcaacttcaacttcaacttcacCGAAAGCATTGCCTTAACTCCCTATTCTTTGTTTTGATGTGGATGAGAAAgttctttttttaatggaagAGAAAATTGTTAGTCTAAAGACATTGTTATTAGCCATTATTCCAAAAACGCATCAGGCAATGGGTTAACAGTATGCATCAGACATATCCTAACCGATGTGATTAAGTTTGTAAGCATTGCGCATTGCTGCTTCACATTGGATgttgctttcttttctttgtcatgTAAAGGCTTATTTTCATTTCTTGcgtttcatgtattttttttgcaGTGGTGATCATTATATCAGCTTGTCTTGCCGTGATCCCAGCTGCATTAAGAGTTAACAATCGCAACCACTGGTTTCACTTGGCTTTAGTTGTTTTAGTAAGTGCATGCCCCTGTGCCCTTGTCCTCTCAACCCCTGTTGCAAGTTTCTGTGCACTTACAAAGGCAGCAGCATCTGGTCTTCTAATCAAAGGGGGCGATTATCTTGAAATTCTTGCCAAAATCAAGCTCATGGCTTTTGACAAAACTGGCACAATAACTAGAGGTGAATTTGTTGTCACTGATTTCCGATCTCTTTGCAATGACATTAATCTCAACTCATTGCTTTACTGGTAAGAACAACTTTCATCTGCTATAACGTTCATTACGTACCAAAGATTTCAGGAGctattgttttgatttgtaaAGTAAAATTAGAATGTGTGTTTCCACCAAATATGCCCTGATCTAAATCTAAAACTTGTTTTATGTACTATGCCTCGAGTGGTTTGAAGGCTGTGGAATTAGGCCTTTCTTGGAGGTGAACTGTGCAAATTGGAACAATTTCCAAGAAAAACAAGTAGCATGttaaatatttggaaaaaataataTTGGATGCCTTCCAAATGCTTTTATTGACCAAGGATGTATTTGATTGTCTTCTGAGTTCTAAAGTACCAGATGCTCTATCTAATCGTTTCATTCTCTTATATACTATAAATGTATCTTTTATATGTTTGTCAAGGGGATGCTAATACAAGCATTGCCAATCTTGAAGGGTTTCAAGCATTGAGAGTAAGTCAAGTCACCCCATGGCAGCTGCGCTTGTGGACTACGGAAGGTCACTTTCCATCGAGCCGAAGTCAGAAGATGTGGAAGAATTTCAGAATTTTCCTGGGGAAGGAATTTATGGAAGAATTGATGGGATAGATGTGTATATTGGAAATAAAAAAATCGCTCTTAGAGCTGGGTGTGGAACAGGTGAAAACCTTTGCTGCAATTACATTTAGCATTATAGTTAATGTCATCATTTCTTATTGATGTAGGCagattttttcttttgggttgtTGAAAAGATGTTAAGGTTTTAAACtctattttctttctctttctaagCAAATAAAATGCATTGGTATTTTGTATTCTTGCATGTTCTAAATACTCTTGTTGTCTATAAATCTCTAGTTCCAACTCGGGAAGGTGATTCACGGGGTGGAAAGACTGTTGGATACATATATGTTGGGGCATCCCTGGCTGGAATTTTCAGTGTCTCTGATGCTTGTCGATCAGGAGTTATTGAGGCTGTAGAGGAGCTTAAGTTACTGGGAATTAAAACTGCCATGCTAACTGGAGATAGTAATGCAGCGGCATTGCATGTACAACAACAGGTGCAAATCAAGTCCCCATCTTTAACCTTGCAGATCTTGATATGACATGATTTACTCATTCTATTACATCTGTTTTGAGCATTTAGTGGAGTTCTAGTTTTGGCATTACTGAATTGCTTTTCGTTAATTTCGATTTCAAGTTTTTCTATTAGTTTGGTCAGTAATTACCGAATCAAGTAAAAGTCAAAACATACTTTCTGGGAGTAATAATGGGATCAATTCGGATTTGAGTTCGGGTATTGGAAATAAAACTCTGTTCTGCAATTTTACATCTTTTCATTGAGTTTGCATAAGGCTTAACTTGATAAATTGTGGCCATGGAACAACAATTGTTGTTTTAAATGGTATAGAACCCAATTTTGTTACCGTTGGGAATCCTGTGATGAGACTCAAATCTGcttctatatatgtatgtatgtataaataGTGTTTTGCTGCCGACATTGGCGTAGGTATCAGTTTTAACAATTTCACATATAACTTGCAGCTAGGCAATGTCCTAGAGTTAGTCCATGCCGAGCTTCTTCCTGAAGACAAGGGAACAATTATTAAAGGATTTAAGAGGGAAGGGCTGACTGCCATGATTGGAGATGGCATTAACGATGCTCCAGCATTAGCAATTGCAGATATTGGGATTTCAATGGGCATTGCAGGGTCAGCTCTTGCAACCGAGACAGCGCATGTGATTCTTATGTCAAATGACATTAGAAAAATACCTAAAGGCATTCAACTTGCTAGAAAAGCTAGTAGAAAAGTTATTGAAAATGTCATGTTGTCATTTTCTCTTAAGGCAGCCATCCTTGGCTTGGCCTTTGCAGGTCATCCACTTATTTGGGCAGCCGTTCTTGCTGATGCCGGGACATGCTTGCTAGTAATTTTTAACAGCATGCTGCTTTTGCGAGGAATTGACAAACCTGGAGCAAATACAAGCACGCATAAAATTAGATGCAATACCACTGGTGATAGCCAGTTTTCTGATAACCGTCAGCattgttgctccaagaaaaaGCCCCAGGAGGTGTCTGAGAAGAAAGCCAAGGAGTCATGTGTGACCAAGAATTGTTGTAAACAATCATGTCAGCCCAAGTCTATGAGTTCTGACTCATGTGGGAATACCATTCAGTCTTGTTGCTCTGAGAAGAAAGCCGAGGAGTTATGTGAGACCGAAAAGTGTTGTAAACAATCATCCGCTTCAAAATATCAGCCTGAGCCTTCCAGTTCTGATTCATGCGGGAACAGCCTTCAGCCTCATTGCTCTGAGAAGAAAGCTGATAAGTTATGTGAGACTGAGAagtgttgtacacaatcaagtCAGCCCAAGTCTCTTAGTTCTGACTCATGCAAGAATAGCCGCCAGAAATGTTGCTCTGAGAAAAAAGTCCTGGAAATAAGTGAGAAAATTTGTTGTACACAAATATGTCCTTCAGAATGTCAGCCGAGGCCCTTCAGTTCCGGCTCATGTGGGAATGACAAGTGCATTGACTCAGCTGACATTAATAGACCTCAATCTGGCAAGGCGAAGTGCTGTGATCAAGGCAACTGTGACATGGTCCATACAGATGTGACGGCACAAGAAAGACACAACTATGGCTGTTCTGTTGCTAAAAGTTCGATCTCGCCCACAGAAGACAAGAGTGAACGTTCACTTGAACAGCAGGCTGACTGCACAGAAGCTGTTGAGAAGTATGTAGTGAAAAATTGCCGCTGTTGCAAGCGTCAGAATCAAGACCTGGCTGGGCATCAAGATTTGATCAGCAAACGACTTCATACAACCATTGATATTCCAACGGATTCATACTAAGCATTACCAGTGGATTTGCTAGCATCTGGCTTTGATTTGTGCTACTCATCTCTTGATCAAACATGGTAGGAGCTACGCAGTTCTAGACTCTGAAGTAGTAGTATAAATAACAGTGAACTTGATATGATAATTTGTGCTGCTCATGTTTTGATAAAACATTGTAAGAGAGAATTATATACTTCTTGATTGAAATCATTGAGTTAGTGAATGAATTAGTTGTGAAATGAGATGGTCAGGTCTATTGTAAACATGCTAGATAAAAAGGATGAACCCCTTTTCTCCCGATTGCTTGAAACCACTCTCTGCACTGTATGCTATGCATGATAGTTTTCGATTCATTGATATATTGTTCAATTGGTTAGTCTCATACATTTGCAACACACAAGAGGCTGCTAATGTTTTCACGTAATTTGCAATAGGAATAGGCATCAAAACAGTTCAAACGTTTCACATCTATTAAATGGTGAGCATGAAATGAACCTTATCCCGAACTCTCAAAATTGTTCAGTCAAAGACCAATCATTCCACCAGTTCTCTTGAACAGTTAAAGATTTAGATTACAAGTCAATAAGCAAAAAATAAAGACATCTATTCTCACTATTCGGTAAGAAGATATTGACATGGTATAATAATGCATTTTCTGGAAGCTGTCATCCCGAGCAAAACGCTGATCTCTGTGGAGTCGGAAATCTTATGAAAACAATAATCTGAACAAGTGCAGCATCGTTCAATCCTCATAGAGTATGGAGTCATCAAACATCATCACTTTTTTGATGAACCAAAACCGCCAAATCCCATCATAGCAGCAACGTCAGGATCTAATTCAGTTTCCTCTTCTGCTGTTGCCTTCTCTTTCTGgcaaaggaaaaaaatgaaatcaaaagcCATCACGAAGTAGTTTTGCCAAAGATTCTGTCATTTCAGAAATTAGTGCAATAAGATGGACATATAATTATCAGGTAACACATTTCTCGGAACTTCAAACTATTTATGGAAGCAGTGATTTATTCAATCCGCAATAAACAAAAAGGCTTAATGGTTGCTTTCCTGTAATGGTTTCACACACCTCTCTCCAGGATTAAAAATTGAGGAGAGGACATAGTAAAGAATTACTAACCTCCATCAGAAATATGGAGAGTGCATGCATCTAATACTTCtattaattttgaaattgtaccaaccttcttctctttcttcttttctcgtCGTTGGCGCTTCCGTTCCTCATCTTCTTGCTGTTGTTTTAAAATACGCTCATCAAGGTCTGACAAAAGAATAAGAAGTCAGTTTTTCATTAGTTTAGCATTAAGCGTCAATTTGTAGCAAGAAAATTGCACatctgattaaaaaaaaagccaaaaaattTAAGTGCTGCTCATCCTTCCAACCATTACCTTGTTCTGTAAAGCTTACAGGAGCTTTCCGCTTCTTGAGAAGTTCAAACCTTTGTTGTACCTGCATCACCCCCAAAGATTTATGGCTTTTAgatgtatataattttttaaagtaaTGTTAACAATGCTTTCATCTTTGAGGAAAAAGAGTTCCCTGTTAGTTTTTCTATTATCCTACTATTGCTACAAATTATAATGTATAGGCAGTACCTGCTCAAGAGATGCTCGTTCCACACGCATGGACATGCCCAAAGCTCTTTGATCTAAGGAATTAAACCAACAGAGAGAGTCAAGAAAATCACGTCAAAAATAATTGAGAGTGGATCaaagaaaaaatgagaaaagcaaaaaagaaaatgtacaCAAGTAACCACATACGTTTTTTTCCATTGATATGATCCAAGTAGTTGGCAGAATCCTTTACTACACATTCACAAACAGAACAGTAATATCCAGCCTGCAATAGAATCGTTGAAACATATAAGCCACCACATATTAAGGAAACCCCATCCATCCCTTTCCAAATACACAGCCCCAAACAAAAGCTATGAGATAAGTCTTGCTGCCAATGTGCAACCAGAATACTATTTCGCTGCAGCTTAAACACTATTGGTTCAATTCATCCTACAAAAAGCACATATAACTTTTACTGTCATTCCTTTACTGCATTGCTATTTAGATTGTGTTACGTCAAAAAGCAATAGCCAATGGAATGGCATTGAGCTAATAACACCTTAGATAATGGAGAGCCATACTTGGTTAATAAACAACCTCAACTAAGGTAAGATCAACATGAATCAGCTTGACGACTATAGATACTTGTCAATATCACCGGAACGGCGGAACTCTGTGCACAACATTATCATTAGACATATATAACAGAATATAAGATGATAACCTTTTCCATAAGCAACCTCACAATATAGTTCCCAATTTTCATTAGTGTCCACCTCATCGCGCTAAAACTAAACCAGAAGTACTGTTGACAAGCATAGAGCCAAACACTAACCCGCCAAGCCAATATTCAACTCTCACTAATAAATGATTATCAGTCCGTGTACATGTAAGTTAATGGATGATTTAAAAGACTACGCCGATAGTTTAACTTGTTGACTCAAGACCAGTATTCACAGCACATATGTCAAGCAAAACAAATGTCACTCACCAATCACCACTACCCAGTAATAAAACTATGAATCAGTATAGCAACTAAAGTAAAGGATAAAAACATAGTACCTGCTGGCTCAATGGTGCTATTGGAGTAACAATCTGCATAAATTatacagtaaaaaaaaatatgagtaCATGGTTTGAACTATGTAAGCAAAGTCCCAAACCTCAAATGTACAATGTGTACTGATTTTCACTTTAGTTTCaatttttcttccctttctctTTTCAGTTGTCAAAGAAATAAATCTGTTTAGTGAAAGAAcattatagaagaaaaaaaacctgAGTTTTCCCCAATCTAGATTCCAGGTCCACGTCATGATCCCTATGCTTCAAAGGCTTCCTTTGCACTGGAGGAGCTtttgctgctcatgaaaaaCATTGTTTAATTCCCCAAAATCCATCACTCTAAAAACCCTGTATTTCTAACAAACCAATCACAAAAAATCCATAATCAACCAAGTAATAAACTTACATTTTGATTTAAACTTCCCATCAGCCTCCTGAGCACCacaagaaccaaaaaaaaaaaatcagccacgaagatgttataaaaaaaaacccagaaatagAAAACGCAAGAACAGTTAGGGATTGAAGAAACGAAGGCCTAAATAACCTGTCTTTCGCGCTCACGAGCTCGTTCAAGATACTCTTCCCGATCGAATTTCCTCCTGAAGGTGTTATCAACCCCCGCAGCCTGTAAAAAATTCAGTAAAATAGAATcaccaaaaacaaatcaaaacccGGTTGAACTTACCGAAAAATTAGATATCTGAGCAACcctcaaaaataaattcaaaagaaaactaATATCAGTAATTTTTCGCAGAAGCTTCCGAATAAGAAATCAGGACTCACATTGTTACTCATGTCGAACTGCTCCGAACAAAGCAAAAGGATTGCTAATTATCGGAAGGGATTTCAGCGCCCTGAATAAGACCTAATTTTGAGTTTAAAACCCAATTGATGAAACAACGGGAACAACCGACTGATGAGAAGAAATATAGCCCTAAGC
Coding sequences:
- the LOC120009278 gene encoding zinc finger matrin-type protein 2-like; translated protein: MSNNAAGVDNTFRRKFDREEYLERARERERQEADGKFKSKSKAPPVQRKPLKHRDHDVDLESRLGKTQIVTPIAPLSQQAGYYCSVCECVVKDSANYLDHINGKKHQRALGMSMRVERASLEQVQQRFELLKKRKAPVSFTEQDLDERILKQQQEDEERKRQRREKKKEKKKEKATAEEETELDPDVAAMMGFGGFGSSKK
- the LOC120009276 gene encoding putative inactive cadmium/zinc-transporting ATPase HMA3, which encodes MEETVNQPLLGDQGTRPPRSFLLSSCSSAIESWRSSSILRGSIITSTEERKLQKSYFEVLGICCSTEVSLVENILKSLDGIKEFSVIVPTKTVIVLHDNLRVSQLQIVKVLNQARLEANVRAYGETNHQKKWPGPFIIACGVLFLLSFLKYVYYPLRWLALGAAVVGIFPVVKKGFASLRNLRIDISILVLISVIGTIAMANYTEAATIVFLFTVAEWLESRASHKASSVMQSMMSIAPQKAVIAKTGEEVDVGNVELNTILAVKAGELIPMDGVVVDGECEVDERTLTGESFPVAKQIDSIVLAGTINVNGYVSVKTTALAEDCVVSKMAKLVEESQNSKSKTQRFIDKCVQIYTPVVIIISACLAVIPAALRVNNRNHWFHLALVVLVSACPCALVLSTPVASFCALTKAAASGLLIKGGDYLEILAKIKLMAFDKTGTITRGEFVVTDFRSLCNDINLNSLLYWVSSIESKSSHPMAAALVDYGRSLSIEPKSEDVEEFQNFPGEGIYGRIDGIDVYIGNKKIALRAGCGTVPTREGDSRGGKTVGYIYVGASLAGIFSVSDACRSGVIEAVEELKLLGIKTAMLTGDSNAAALHVQQQLGNVLELVHAELLPEDKGTIIKGFKREGLTAMIGDGINDAPALAIADIGISMGIAGSALATETAHVILMSNDIRKIPKGIQLARKASRKVIENVMLSFSLKAAILGLAFAGHPLIWAAVLADAGTCLLVIFNSMLLLRGIDKPGANTSTHKIRCNTTGDSQFSDNRQHCCSKKKPQEVSEKKAKESCVTKNCCKQSCQPKSMSSDSCGNTIQSCCSEKKAEELCETEKCCKQSSASKYQPEPSSSDSCGNSLQPHCSEKKADKLCETEKCCTQSSQPKSLSSDSCKNSRQKCCSEKKVLEISEKICCTQICPSECQPRPFSSGSCGNDKCIDSADINRPQSGKAKCCDQGNCDMVHTDVTAQERHNYGCSVAKSSISPTEDKSERSLEQQADCTEAVEKYVVKNCRCCKRQNQDLAGHQDLISKRLHTTIDIPTDSY